CGCGTAACCGGTCAGGGGCTCGGTCGCGCCCTTGTTCGCCCAGGTGATGGTGTCGCCGACCTTGGTCTCGCGCACGTCCTTCACGCCGGTGATGATGTAGCCGACCTCGCCCGGGCCGAGGCCCTTGGTGGGCAGGGGCTTGGGCGAGACGACGCCGATCTCGAGGATCTCGTGCGTCGCGCCGGAGGCCATGAGTTCGATCTTCTGGCGCGGTCGGAGGGTGCCGTCCATCATGCGGATGTAGGTGACCACGCCGCGGAAGGTGTCGTAGACGGAGTCGAAGACCAGGGCGCGGGCGGGCCCGTCCAGTTCGTATTCCGTGGTGGGGGCCGGGACGAGCTCGCAGACGCGGTCCAGCAGCGCGGGGACTCCCTCGCCGGTCTTGCCGGAGACACGCAGAACGTCCTCGGGCTCGCAGCCGATGATGTAGGCGATCTCCTCGGCGTACTTGTCCGGGTCAGCCGCCGGGAGGTCGATCTTGTTGAGGACCGGGATGATCTCCAGGTTCTTGTCCATGGCCAGGTAGAGGTTCGCCAGGGTCTGTGCCTCGATGCCCTGGGCGGCGTCGACAAGCAGGATCGCACCCTCGCAGGCCTCCAGTGCGCGGGAGACCTCGTAGGTGAAGTCGACGTGGCCGGGGGTGTCGATCATCTGGAGGACGATCTCCTCCCCCTCATGCCGGCCGGAGCGCGGGACCCACGGCAGGCGCACATTCTGCGCCTTGATGGTGATGCCACGCTCGCGCTCGATGTCCATGTTGTCGAGGTACTGGTCGCGCATGTCCCGCTCCGCGACGACCGCGGAGAGTCCGAGAATGCGGTCGGCGAGGGTGGACTTGCCGTGGTCGATGTGCGCGATGATGCAGAAGTTCCGGATCTGGGAGAGATCCGTGAACGTCTTCTCCGCGAAGTTGTTTTTCATGTAAGCGCGCCCCTCATATGTACGTAACCTGGGCCAGTCTACAAGGGCCGTCCCGGCGGGCTCACCCGGGGACGGCGAGGAAAAGGTTGCGGAATTACTTTCCGGAAACTTCGGTTCGTGGGTTGATCACACTCCGGTGGCTCACTAGTGTCTACACCAGTGCGTAGGGTGGCGAAACTCGTCGGCACCCGGCATTCACACCACCTAGGCAGACGGAACCCACCACATGTTTTTCAGCGGGCTGAAGGCACATGAAAAGGCCGGCGACCCGGAGCAGGATCTCTCCCGCTCCCAGCGCCCACGCCGTAGATTCTTCCTGGGTGGACGTTCTCGGGGCTCCCGGGGCTCCACGGACCATCCGAAGGACACGCTCAAGACGCTGCGCGATCGGCTGGGTCTCACGGAGATCGGGCCGGCCGAGGACAGCGCCGAGGACCACGAATCCGCCCCCATCATGGCGTTTCCCGCCGACGAGAAGGCCCGCGCCCTCGCCTACGCGCCGGACATCGACGGCCAGGTCGAGGCCGGCGAGATCGCCTGGCTGTGGGTGCCCGCGTACGGCCCGGACAAACCTCCGGCCGAGCGTGCGATGGTCGTTGTCGGCCGGGCCAACCGCGAGGATGTCCTCGGCCTGCTCATCTCCCCCGAACAGTGCCACGACGAGGAGCACAACTGGCTGGCCATCGGCCCGGGCGGCTGGAACCCGTCGGGAGAGACCTGCTGGGTCCGGGTGGACAAGGTGATCCAGGTGCCCGAACACTCCGTCCGCCGCCAGGGTGTCCTCCTCCCCGAGGCGCGCTTCGACCGCATCGCCCGCGTCCTGCGCTCCCGCTTCGGCTGGGTATAGCTTTTTGATCCCCGGCCCCGCGGCTGCTAACGTTTAGCAGGTTGTTCACCGCACGAGCCGAGCATCTGTCGGGACGGGCAGGACCTTGGGCTCGTT
This sequence is a window from Corynebacterium doosanense CAU 212 = DSM 45436. Protein-coding genes within it:
- a CDS encoding type II toxin-antitoxin system PemK/MazF family toxin; translation: MFFSGLKAHEKAGDPEQDLSRSQRPRRRFFLGGRSRGSRGSTDHPKDTLKTLRDRLGLTEIGPAEDSAEDHESAPIMAFPADEKARALAYAPDIDGQVEAGEIAWLWVPAYGPDKPPAERAMVVVGRANREDVLGLLISPEQCHDEEHNWLAIGPGGWNPSGETCWVRVDKVIQVPEHSVRRQGVLLPEARFDRIARVLRSRFGWV